A window of Apium graveolens cultivar Ventura chromosome 8, ASM990537v1, whole genome shotgun sequence contains these coding sequences:
- the LOC141679376 gene encoding rust resistance kinase Lr10-like produces MSSSSSLLVIVVACLISVSCSSSNTFASDSSSPTSFSCGKIYNISCPFYLRGQQHNCQNFSYELSCHNNRTLLQLKDYEFYVEALNYEMSSIRMVDSGLADGNNICSSNSSLHPFSNLMFTSLGSSPKPIISPIQEFNTPITYIDCPAPVKSSARYIPAPPCSSSSSVSSYVVIGHMESSEVENNCKVQTATWVSCAWPNINQTSFLDTQESHDSFYGIELPFHYFYCLNCSIPGYFSEYCSAVQDENEIFSCDFSPCDYILRISFYCGIGLGARFLCGIALLSAFLRYKLRRRHLSVYDTIEDFLQGPNNLMPIRYTYSQIKNITAGFSDKLGAGAFGTVYKGKLRSGTVVAVKVLGNSNASDHDFINEVGSIGRIHHVNIVKLVGFCFDGKKRALIYEFMANGSLDKYILPGGGTDTLSCEKIYEISYQVACGIEYLHQGCDIQILHFDIKPHNILLDENFNPKISDFGLAKLRATDDSIVTMTAARGTLGYMAPELFYKNIGGVFGMLLMEMAGQRRNLNQSADQISQHYFPSRIYDQMSKGKEIEMEDSTEDERKLAKKMIIVAMWCIQMKPSERPSMNKVIEMLEGDSELLVMPLKSFMSPQEEPDQELPCMS; encoded by the exons ATGTCATCGTCGTCTTCTTTACTGGTCATTGTTGTAGCATGTTTGATATCAGTAAGTTGCAGCAGCAGTAACACATTTGCATCTGATAGTTCTTCTCCAACGTCGTTTTCTTGTGGTAAAATCTATAACATAAGCTGTCCCTTTTATCTCAGAGGGCAGCAGCATAATTGCCAAAATTTCAGCTATGAGCTCTCTTGCCACAACAATCGTACATTATTACAATTGAAAGACTATGAGTTCTATGTTGAGGCTCTTAATTACGAAATGTCTTCTATTCGAATGGTTGATTCAGGGCTAGCCGATGGAAACAACATTTGTTCCTCCAACAGTTCTCTTCATCCTTTCTCGAACTTAATGTTTACTTCGCTTGGATCTTCTCCCAAGCCTATCATTTCCCCCATTCAGGAATTTAATACGCCAATAACATATATAGACTGCCCAGCTCCTGTGAAATCCTCTGCAAGATATATACCTGCCCCTCCttgctcatcatcatcatcagtctCCTCCTACGTTGTCATCGGACATATGGAATCATCAGAAGTAGAGAACAACTGTAAGGTTCAGACAGCAACTTGGGTGTCATGCGCGTGGCCTAACATTAATCAAACGTCTTTTTTGGACACTCAAGAAAGCCACGACAGTTTTTACGGAATTGAGCTTCCATTCCATTATTTTTATTGCCTCAATTGTTCTATTCCTGGCTATTTTTCTGAATATTGTTCGGCAGTCCAAGATGAAAATGAAATCTTCAGTTGTGATTTCAGTCCCTGTGATTATATTCTACGCATTTCATTTTACTGTG GGATTGGTCTTGGTGCAAGATTTTTGTGTGGTATAGCATTGTTATCTGCATTTCTAAGATATAAATTACGGAGAAGACATTTATCTGTGTATGACACCATTGAAGACTTCTTGCAAGGTCCAAACAATCTGATGCCTATTAGGTACACTTATTCACAAATTAAGAACATCACCGCTGGATTCAGTGATAAACTGGGTGCAGGTGCCTTTGGTACAGTTTATAAAGGCAAACTTCGAAGCGGCACTGTTGTAGCTGTTAAAGTATTAGGAAACTCCAATGCTAGTGACCACGATTTTATCAACGAAGTCGGTAGCATCGGCAGGATCCATCATGTTAACATTGTCAAACTTGTTGGTTTTTGCTTTGACGGTAAAAAACGTGCTCTAATTTATGAGTTCATGGCTAATGGATCTCTTGATAAATACATTTTACCAGGAGGAGGAACAGACACTTTGAGTTGTGAGAAGATTTATGAGATTTCATATCAAGTGGCCTGTGGTATTGAGTATTTACATCAAGGTTGTGACATCCAAATTTTGCATTTTGATATAAAGCCTCACAACATCCTCCTTGACGAAAATTTCAACCCCAAAATTTCTGATTTTGGACTTGCAAAGTTACGTGCTACTGATGACAGTATTGTTACTATGACTGCTGCAAGGGGAACATTGGGCTACATGGCTCcagaattattttataaaaatattggagGTGTTTTTGGGATGTTGTTGATGGAAATGGCAGGGCAAAGGAGAAATTTAAATCAGTCTGCGGACCAAATTAGCCAACATTACTTCCCTTCCAGGATTTATGATCAAATGAGCAAAGGAAAGGAGATTGAAATGGAAGATTCTACCGAGGATGAAAGGAAGTTGGCAAAGAAGATGATAATTGTAGCAATGTGGTGTATACAAATGAAACCAAGTGAGCGTCCTTCAATGAACAAAGTTATTGAAATGCTTGAAGGAGACTCTGAGCTTCTGGTGATGCCTCTGAAATCATTCATGAGTCCACAAGAGGAGCCAGATCAAGAACTCCCTTGCATGTCTTGA